A window of the Fuscovulum sp. genome harbors these coding sequences:
- a CDS encoding HAMP domain-containing sensor histidine kinase: MMSPSLKRPLIIYPLIFHFVTLLASFAILIAVAIRIDSGGPYTDERIVPVMAQAVQRDATGHLSVVMTPELADLSANAPDLWFVAEDDTGASVVFGTVPQHYASLVGRLSDLSYAQLRDRAAPYNLAAVIRRETTEIGTLTILGHGALSELSFIVVFATNTIILPIFALLTLTSLVVTPWIVRRSLSGLSRIAREAEEIEADSRERRLSEAYVPREIAPLVRAVNEALRRLDDGYERQQRFIASASHELRTPIAVLASKVEAADNEAVRALALDVQRLATMTEQLLDLQRLESNRHDSAFDLAIVLRQAVGDLAPLVIANDCSISLEVTGSEICIGDAAALQRVLMNLVQNAMDHGGTNVTVRVSGAAFEVEDDGPGIPPEERERVFEPFHRLRPRATGSGLGLNLVREVIDRHGGQVEILDTTRGGTVVRVDLGTQ; encoded by the coding sequence ATGATGTCGCCGTCGCTAAAACGACCACTGATCATCTATCCGCTGATCTTCCACTTCGTCACCCTTCTTGCCTCCTTCGCCATCCTCATCGCGGTTGCGATCCGCATCGACAGCGGTGGCCCCTACACCGACGAACGGATCGTCCCGGTTATGGCGCAGGCGGTGCAGCGCGACGCCACGGGGCATCTCTCCGTGGTCATGACGCCGGAACTGGCCGACCTGAGCGCAAACGCGCCCGACCTGTGGTTCGTGGCCGAGGACGATACCGGGGCGAGTGTGGTTTTCGGAACGGTTCCCCAACATTATGCTTCCCTCGTAGGCCGCCTGAGCGACCTCTCCTACGCGCAACTGCGCGACCGTGCTGCACCCTACAATCTGGCAGCAGTGATCCGAAGGGAGACCACGGAGATCGGCACTCTGACCATTCTCGGCCACGGCGCACTGTCGGAACTGAGCTTCATAGTGGTGTTCGCAACAAATACCATCATCCTGCCAATCTTCGCCCTGCTGACGCTGACCTCACTAGTCGTCACGCCCTGGATCGTCCGGCGGTCCCTCTCGGGCCTTTCGCGCATTGCAAGGGAGGCGGAGGAAATTGAGGCAGACAGCCGAGAGCGCCGTCTGAGCGAGGCCTACGTCCCCCGCGAGATCGCGCCGCTCGTGCGGGCGGTGAACGAGGCCTTGCGCCGCCTTGACGACGGATACGAACGCCAGCAGCGGTTCATCGCGTCCGCCTCACACGAACTGCGCACGCCCATCGCCGTTCTTGCGAGCAAGGTGGAGGCAGCCGACAACGAGGCCGTCCGTGCCCTGGCGCTGGACGTCCAACGGCTCGCGACGATGACCGAACAACTTCTCGACCTGCAACGCTTGGAAAGCAATCGCCACGACTCGGCATTCGACCTCGCGATCGTTCTTCGGCAGGCTGTCGGAGACCTCGCACCTCTCGTTATCGCGAACGATTGTTCCATTTCGCTTGAGGTCACCGGGAGCGAAATCTGCATCGGCGACGCCGCAGCCTTGCAGCGCGTCCTCATGAACCTCGTGCAAAACGCGATGGACCACGGCGGCACCAATGTTACCGTCCGCGTATCTGGGGCGGCCTTTGAGGTTGAGGACGATGGCCCGGGAATACCGCCCGAGGAGCGTGAGCGCGTGTTCGAGCCGTTTCACCGGCTTCGGCCACGCGCCACGGGAAGTGGCCTCGGACTCAACCTTGTGCGAGAGGTCATAGACCGACACGGCGGCCAAGTGGAGATCCTGGATACGACTAGGGGCGGCACCGTGGTACGCGTTGACTTGGGCACCCAGTGA
- a CDS encoding AraC family transcriptional regulator gives MPELAPDPLSSVVALLKPRPDISKLVVAGGRWQVDRTDMASPFYAAIVQGRARLEVNGHAPVMLVAGDFVMVPALDSFTMTSELPPKPGATRLPLETGPGIFRLGPADSPVELQALVGHCRFDAPDKTLLLSLLPQMIHVSGHDRLMALVPIIHDETRADRPARAMILERLLEVLMIEALRSSPGHARPPGLLRGLSDPGLSAALQRIQDANGSALTVTGLAREAGMSRSSFFERFRSALGCAPMEYARAWRMAVARDLLLRGDLTNAEIAHQVGYGSASAFTLAFVRHEGVAPGLWAQRQAERQRAGIL, from the coding sequence ATGCCAGAACTCGCACCAGATCCGTTGTCCAGCGTTGTCGCGCTTCTCAAACCCCGTCCGGACATCTCGAAGTTGGTCGTGGCTGGCGGGCGGTGGCAAGTCGACCGTACCGACATGGCGAGCCCGTTCTATGCCGCCATTGTCCAGGGGCGCGCACGTCTGGAGGTAAACGGCCATGCGCCGGTCATGCTGGTGGCAGGGGATTTCGTGATGGTCCCGGCGCTGGACAGTTTCACGATGACGAGCGAACTCCCTCCGAAACCTGGCGCGACGCGGCTCCCGCTCGAGACCGGACCGGGCATATTCCGTCTTGGCCCGGCTGATAGCCCGGTCGAACTGCAGGCTCTGGTAGGTCACTGCCGGTTCGACGCGCCGGACAAGACCCTGCTGCTTTCACTGCTTCCGCAGATGATCCATGTCTCTGGACACGACCGGCTGATGGCCCTCGTGCCTATAATTCACGATGAGACTCGTGCCGACCGTCCGGCCCGCGCCATGATCCTGGAGCGCTTGCTAGAGGTGCTGATGATTGAGGCGTTGCGGTCAAGCCCCGGTCACGCGCGTCCGCCGGGACTGTTGCGTGGATTGTCAGACCCAGGGCTTAGTGCCGCGCTGCAGCGGATTCAAGATGCCAATGGTAGCGCCTTGACCGTGACAGGGCTGGCCCGAGAGGCGGGCATGTCACGCTCGTCTTTCTTTGAACGATTCAGATCAGCGCTCGGGTGTGCGCCCATGGAATATGCGAGGGCTTGGCGAATGGCAGTTGCGCGTGACCTCCTTCTACGCGGTGACCTGACCAACGCCGAAATCGCGCACCAAGTAGGCTATGGCTCGGCCAGCGCGTTTACATTGGCTTTCGTTCGGCATGAGGGGGTAGCACCTGGTCTGTGGGCCCAACGTCAGGCCGAACGGCAACGCGCTGGCATTCTCTGA
- a CDS encoding response regulator transcription factor yields the protein MRILLVEDEPRLAESLRAVLERERFIVDHADGLEAAQEASLSGSFDLVLLDRSLPDGEGLSLLPSLRAGSPGIHVIVLSARNGIDDRVAGLDGGADDYLTKPFSVDEMLARIRAVRRRPVELVGEKIHAGTLVFDLAHEEVDVGGVRIDLPRRELRVLAALIKRRGRTVQREALENAVFGFDDEIQSNTLDSHVSRLRRRLNAAGARIEIHAIRGVGYLLREVP from the coding sequence ATGCGTATTCTTCTGGTCGAAGACGAACCTCGGCTTGCGGAATCGCTGCGCGCCGTCCTCGAACGCGAGCGGTTCATTGTGGACCATGCAGACGGTCTGGAGGCCGCACAGGAAGCAAGCCTGTCGGGATCTTTTGATCTCGTGCTCCTTGACAGGTCTCTGCCCGACGGCGAAGGGCTGTCGTTGCTTCCTTCCCTGCGGGCTGGCAGCCCCGGGATCCATGTCATCGTGCTCAGCGCTCGCAACGGGATAGATGACCGTGTCGCCGGCCTTGACGGTGGGGCGGACGACTACCTAACCAAGCCGTTTTCCGTCGACGAGATGCTCGCGCGCATCCGGGCGGTCCGTCGCCGTCCGGTCGAACTGGTTGGCGAGAAAATCCATGCCGGAACGCTCGTCTTCGACCTCGCCCATGAGGAAGTGGATGTTGGCGGTGTGCGGATCGACCTGCCCAGGCGGGAACTGCGAGTGCTGGCGGCACTGATCAAGCGGCGCGGTCGCACCGTACAGCGCGAAGCACTCGAAAACGCGGTGTTTGGGTTCGACGACGAAATCCAGTCCAACACGCTCGACTCTCATGTCTCCCGGCTGCGTCGAAGATTGAATGCTGCAGGGGCGAGGATCGAAATTCACGCGATACGAGGGGTCGGCTACCTGCTGCGCGAAGTGCCTTGA
- a CDS encoding SDR family oxidoreductase: MPRILITGCSSGFGQAIAARFLDEGWEVVATMRTPAAEGLPISELLRILPLDVTQPLTIEAALAEAGPIDALVNNAGVGMLNVLEGAAIDKARELFEINVLGTMAMTQAVMPAMRQRRTGVIVNISSSVTLRPLPALSIYSASKAAVNAFTESFALEAAEFGVRARLVLPGSAPETSFGKNAVQRMGMDVPDVYGPFVQAYFQSLRNATEKTSALDVANAVWRAVADVDAPMLLPAGPDAEALFRNKDSLAA; the protein is encoded by the coding sequence ATGCCCCGTATTCTTATCACCGGCTGCTCCTCGGGCTTCGGACAAGCCATCGCCGCACGCTTTCTTGACGAAGGCTGGGAGGTTGTTGCAACGATGCGCACACCCGCAGCAGAGGGATTGCCAATCTCTGAACTCCTCCGGATCCTGCCGCTTGACGTGACACAGCCCTTGACCATCGAGGCGGCGCTGGCCGAAGCCGGCCCGATCGATGCGCTCGTCAACAATGCTGGTGTCGGGATGCTGAACGTCCTCGAAGGCGCGGCGATCGACAAGGCGCGCGAGCTTTTCGAAATCAATGTGCTCGGTACGATGGCAATGACGCAGGCGGTGATGCCGGCAATGCGCCAGCGTCGAACCGGTGTGATCGTCAACATCAGTTCCAGCGTCACGCTGCGCCCGTTGCCGGCACTGTCCATCTACTCTGCCAGCAAGGCGGCGGTTAATGCCTTTACGGAGAGCTTCGCGCTCGAAGCCGCCGAGTTTGGCGTACGGGCCCGGCTTGTCCTACCCGGTAGCGCGCCGGAAACGTCTTTCGGCAAGAACGCCGTGCAGCGAATGGGCATGGACGTGCCCGATGTCTACGGCCCCTTTGTCCAAGCCTACTTCCAGTCCCTGCGGAACGCGACCGAGAAGACGTCAGCCCTCGACGTTGCGAACGCGGTTTGGCGCGCCGTCGCCGATGTGGACGCTCCGATGCTGCTGCCCGCAGGGCCCGATGCCGAGGCCTTGTTCCGGAACAAAGACAGCTTAGCGGCGTGA
- a CDS encoding dienelactone hydrolase, which yields MNRLIDLARHLPTAEAGMTVAYTPIRLTLPNRPALELRLTAPAAGRDLPIVLFSHGYGPSHYIPSKDGYARLVQFWAESGLAVIQPTHASSRVGGLGDGRPEAPFYWRARVAEMRAILDQLDEVERQAPAVAGRLDHDRIAVAGHSFGGHTSALLLGARLHGEDFSDPRIGAGVLLAAPGRGGDNLSPESAARFPFFDVDYGAIRKPTLVVCGADDNPHFTPRGPDWHADAFYDAPGANALLTIAGVGHGLGGIAGLDAKETDAEVPDALEATLRLSLAWLSRSFGISAEIWDTGRAALSGAAADLAVLSEKEAGSPG from the coding sequence ATGAACCGTTTGATTGATCTTGCCCGGCACCTGCCGACGGCTGAGGCCGGAATGACCGTTGCCTATACACCGATCCGGCTGACCCTGCCGAACCGTCCCGCGCTGGAATTGCGGCTGACCGCGCCAGCCGCGGGCCGTGACCTTCCCATCGTGCTGTTCTCGCACGGGTATGGTCCGTCGCACTACATTCCCTCCAAGGATGGCTACGCCCGTCTTGTCCAGTTCTGGGCGGAAAGCGGCCTTGCTGTCATTCAACCGACCCACGCAAGCTCTCGCGTCGGCGGGCTGGGGGATGGTCGGCCGGAGGCACCCTTCTACTGGCGCGCGAGGGTGGCTGAAATGCGCGCGATCCTCGACCAGCTTGACGAGGTGGAGCGACAGGCTCCCGCAGTGGCTGGGCGCCTGGACCATGACCGGATTGCGGTCGCCGGACATTCCTTCGGCGGCCACACGTCGGCGCTTCTCCTTGGCGCGCGGCTTCATGGGGAGGATTTCTCGGACCCGCGGATCGGCGCGGGGGTCCTGTTGGCGGCCCCCGGTCGGGGTGGCGACAACCTCAGCCCGGAAAGTGCCGCGCGATTTCCCTTCTTCGATGTGGACTACGGCGCGATCCGCAAGCCGACCCTCGTGGTTTGCGGAGCTGATGACAATCCGCACTTCACGCCACGTGGCCCCGACTGGCATGCCGACGCCTTCTACGACGCCCCGGGCGCGAACGCCCTGCTGACTATCGCGGGCGTGGGGCACGGCCTCGGAGGTATCGCCGGCCTAGACGCAAAGGAAACCGACGCCGAAGTGCCCGACGCGCTCGAAGCGACACTACGCCTGTCCTTGGCCTGGCTTTCTAGGAGTTTCGGCATCAGTGCAGAAATATGGGACACCGGGCGCGCCGCCCTGAGTGGCGCAGCTGCGGACCTCGCAGTTCTTTCTGAAAAGGAAGCAGGGTCCCCGGGATGA